A stretch of the Thermus thermophilus genome encodes the following:
- a CDS encoding DsbA family protein encodes MPRAIVLVVVALALLGLGWILWGPKGKAGLDPAEGARFALGREDAPVVVVDFSNYLCPHCQNHALNVLPRLKAEYMDTGKVRYLFRDFPFPGQANVIRAGEAAACAAEQGRYYEYHEVLFRAAAGWGNLTGEALDRYLVDLADQIGLEEGAFAACLASGRHREGVLADQKLATDLGLTGTPTFFIAGEKRTGFLPYEEWKRLLDEALAKAE; translated from the coding sequence ATGCCGCGCGCTATAGTTCTCGTAGTGGTGGCCCTGGCCCTCTTAGGCCTCGGCTGGATCCTCTGGGGGCCCAAAGGCAAGGCGGGGCTGGACCCGGCGGAAGGGGCCCGTTTCGCCCTGGGGCGGGAGGATGCCCCCGTCGTGGTCGTGGACTTCTCCAACTACCTCTGCCCCCACTGCCAAAACCACGCCCTAAACGTCCTCCCCCGGCTTAAAGCGGAGTACATGGACACGGGGAAGGTGCGCTACCTCTTCCGGGACTTCCCCTTTCCCGGGCAGGCGAACGTGATCCGGGCAGGCGAGGCCGCGGCCTGCGCCGCCGAGCAGGGACGCTACTACGAGTACCACGAGGTCCTCTTCCGGGCGGCGGCGGGCTGGGGAAACCTCACGGGGGAGGCCTTGGACCGGTACCTCGTGGACCTGGCGGACCAGATCGGCCTGGAGGAAGGGGCCTTCGCGGCCTGCCTCGCCTCGGGCCGGCACCGGGAGGGGGTCCTCGCCGACCAGAAGCTCGCCACCGACCTCGGCCTCACCGGCACCCCCACCTTCTTCATCGCCGGGGAAAAGCGCACGGGCTTCCTCCCCTACGAGGAGTGGAAGCGGCTTCTGGACGAGGCCCTGGCCAAGGCAGAGTAG
- the speE gene encoding polyamine aminopropyltransferase: MDYGMYFFEHVTPYETLVRRMERVIASGKTPFQDYFLFESKGFGKVLILDKDVQSTERDEYIYHETLVHPAMLTHPEPKRVLIVGGGEGATLREVLKHPTVEKAVMVDIDGELVEVAKRHMPEWHQGAFDDPRTVLVIDDARAYLERTEERYDVILIDLTDPVGEDNPARLLYTVEFYRLVKAHLNPGGVMGMQAGMILLTHHRVHPVVHRTVREAFRYVRSYKNHIPGFFLNFGFLLASDAFDPAAFSEGVIEARIRERNLALRHLTAPYLEAMFVLPKDLLEALEKETMVSTDQNPFYVTPEGEARQAPYKG; encoded by the coding sequence ATGGACTACGGGATGTACTTCTTTGAGCACGTCACCCCCTACGAGACCCTGGTGCGGCGGATGGAACGGGTCATCGCCTCGGGCAAGACTCCCTTCCAGGACTACTTCCTCTTTGAGAGCAAGGGCTTCGGCAAGGTACTCATCCTGGACAAGGACGTGCAGAGCACGGAAAGGGACGAGTACATCTACCACGAGACCCTGGTCCACCCCGCCATGCTCACCCACCCCGAGCCCAAGCGGGTCCTCATCGTGGGGGGCGGGGAGGGGGCCACCCTGAGGGAGGTCCTCAAGCACCCCACGGTGGAGAAGGCGGTGATGGTGGACATTGACGGGGAGCTGGTGGAGGTGGCCAAGCGGCACATGCCCGAGTGGCACCAAGGGGCCTTTGACGACCCGAGGACCGTCCTCGTCATTGACGACGCCCGGGCCTACCTGGAGCGCACGGAGGAGCGGTACGACGTCATCCTCATTGACCTCACCGACCCCGTGGGGGAGGACAACCCCGCCAGGCTCCTCTACACCGTGGAGTTCTACCGCCTGGTGAAGGCCCACCTGAACCCGGGGGGCGTGATGGGGATGCAAGCGGGGATGATCCTCCTCACCCACCACCGGGTCCACCCCGTGGTCCACCGCACGGTGCGGGAGGCCTTCCGCTACGTGCGGAGCTACAAGAACCACATCCCGGGCTTCTTCCTGAACTTCGGCTTCCTCCTGGCCTCCGACGCCTTTGACCCCGCGGCCTTCTCCGAAGGGGTGATTGAGGCCCGGATCCGGGAGCGGAACCTCGCCCTCCGCCACCTCACCGCCCCCTACCTCGAGGCCATGTTCGTCCTGCCCAAGGACCTCCTCGAGGCCCTGGAGAAGGAGACCATGGTCTCCACCGACCAAAACCCCTTCTACGTCACCCCCGAGGGGGAGGCCCGGCAGGCCCCTTACAAGGGCTGA